A window of the Mucilaginibacter sp. cycad4 genome harbors these coding sequences:
- a CDS encoding DMT family transporter, with the protein MKKTLILLHIAVILAGFTGVFGKLISLNEYLLTCYRTLFSFLFLVVVVWVKKPQFNYSWGSIREMGNAGLLIAFHWVFFYASIKYSNVSVGVVCYCLTSFFTAFLAPLVNKKPFNLTELLLSMLTLAGIGLIFHFDTSFRTGIILGVISSFLASLYTIFNERLVKKYDATVMNLYQMLAGSVALILASPLYLYFFPSKTIVPGTLDIFYLLLLSLFCTVGLYVLVAEVLKKMSAFTVNLTFNLEPVYSILLAMILFNESRQLNLSFYAGLLIIIISVIMQAGLSRRKRMGESLS; encoded by the coding sequence ATGAAAAAAACACTTATTCTATTACATATAGCCGTAATTCTGGCTGGTTTTACCGGCGTATTTGGGAAGCTAATCTCTTTAAATGAATATTTACTCACCTGTTACCGTACGCTGTTTTCTTTTTTATTCCTGGTCGTTGTTGTGTGGGTCAAAAAGCCACAATTTAATTATTCGTGGGGCAGCATCAGGGAAATGGGCAATGCGGGGCTACTGATAGCTTTTCACTGGGTGTTTTTTTATGCCAGCATCAAATATTCCAACGTTTCTGTGGGCGTAGTTTGTTATTGCCTTACCAGTTTTTTTACAGCATTCCTGGCCCCGCTTGTTAACAAAAAACCGTTTAATTTAACCGAGTTACTATTAAGTATGCTTACGCTGGCCGGTATCGGTTTGATCTTTCATTTTGATACCTCATTCAGAACGGGGATCATACTTGGTGTAATATCATCTTTCCTGGCATCACTTTATACCATCTTTAATGAACGCCTGGTTAAAAAGTATGACGCAACCGTTATGAACCTGTATCAAATGCTGGCCGGATCTGTTGCGCTAATACTGGCCTCACCGCTATATCTTTATTTCTTTCCTTCAAAAACGATAGTACCAGGCACATTGGATATATTTTATTTGCTGCTTTTATCGCTTTTTTGCACGGTTGGGCTTTATGTTTTGGTGGCCGAGGTTTTGAAGAAAATGTCTGCCTTTACGGTTAACCTAACCTTTAACCTGGAGCCTGTTTACAGCATTCTGCTGGCAATGATCTTATTCAATGAATCCCGGCAGCTTAATTTATCCTTTTACGCAGGCCTGTTGATCATCATCATATCGGTGATTATGCAGGCTGGGTTAAGCCGGCGGAAAAGAATGGGAGAAAGCTTGTCATAG
- a CDS encoding histidine kinase, with translation MPLKSFFFKLLILTQFLFSGVYASTPYQVVYLKNYNAPDGLPSSRVNYLMQDSRGFIWIATDKGVSRFDGQHFKNFTSTDGLESNECFRIAEDNYHRIFFYCNNYRFCYYEDGLIHKLNSPQKIWVLPFANFFFNRYNELCVNYALSTKVYHFDELKSGRHSIQHLGGYVYGSGGEELILSENDLNMLEKELSGGQLSYQTAKNNTKPYRLAIQQNHLLLITKEWVKVYQYQKSGITPLNKIYFTGNVTSVYPTGKNTVAVTTVKQGTYIINYLTGERKNYLNNNITTATVIDRENNIWFGSYDKGFFLSTNPEVKVINKESGLTNEDVLKLGIAGGYLFTGHVLSVLNYIKLGVNPIPPLGSITIKQDRSDFNRITSLVTITGNRLMIGTDNGLFGLDVSNSNPLSWHPVKYFIGPIKGIAQRPDKEVCFISQNSVLVSSGQLKRTQGYAFENLRLTSLTRYKNNMLVGSLYGLYKFTPATKDIAYVRILADKGINIVKCLASNNEVCAIGTEAQGVFLLEGEKIVQFNVPAISSADIRKLVWTDANTLWACTANGVSIISFSNNYHNYRISLLNTSNGLPSDNVADVVQNGHDYYIATDQGIAVTQNLGNTGLPRPVLINDGIPGTQNSFTYGRPVVFNCVALSYKSMGKIQYRFRLRGVDKNWSTAPSGEKRFDLLPPGNYELEAVAADRFNQLSPPLIFKFAVIPLWYQQLWLQIVAVLCAIIIVFLLVQKYYQSIIGLQKKDYENALALQRERQRISSEVHDDLGASISGIKLRTELLSQKVADQPAFKEIDAIHEAITDIATQMRLIIWSLDAENDEVSNLAGFIHKQAVKIFEYSKTDLHVNASVSETGATISGEKRRQVYLLVKEVLNNIVKHSKAQNAFLEINLYKNRLQISIRDDGRGFDPDVRKHETMGIRNIYARAKRLNAELKIDTAPGKGTSISLKLNL, from the coding sequence ATGCCGTTAAAAAGCTTTTTTTTTAAACTTTTAATATTAACTCAATTTTTATTTTCGGGCGTATACGCCAGCACTCCCTACCAGGTAGTTTACCTGAAAAACTATAATGCACCTGATGGCCTGCCCAGTTCAAGGGTTAATTATTTAATGCAGGACAGCAGGGGCTTTATCTGGATAGCCACGGATAAAGGCGTGAGCAGGTTTGATGGTCAGCACTTTAAAAACTTTACATCGACCGATGGGCTTGAAAGCAATGAGTGTTTCCGGATAGCAGAGGATAACTACCACCGGATTTTTTTTTACTGTAACAACTACCGGTTCTGTTACTATGAAGACGGACTTATACATAAGCTTAATTCGCCGCAAAAAATATGGGTATTGCCTTTTGCCAATTTCTTTTTTAACAGGTATAACGAGCTTTGCGTAAATTACGCCCTTAGTACCAAGGTATATCATTTTGATGAGTTAAAATCGGGAAGACATAGTATCCAGCATTTAGGCGGGTATGTTTATGGTTCTGGCGGAGAAGAGCTTATCCTATCTGAAAACGACCTTAACATGCTCGAAAAAGAGCTTTCGGGCGGGCAGCTAAGCTATCAAACAGCCAAAAACAATACCAAACCTTACCGATTAGCTATACAGCAAAATCATTTGTTATTGATAACCAAGGAATGGGTAAAGGTTTACCAGTATCAAAAAAGCGGGATTACCCCGCTCAATAAAATCTATTTTACCGGCAATGTAACTTCAGTTTACCCAACCGGTAAAAATACTGTTGCCGTTACAACGGTAAAGCAGGGGACATACATTATAAACTATCTTACCGGCGAACGGAAAAATTATCTTAACAATAACATCACTACTGCTACGGTTATTGACCGTGAAAATAATATATGGTTTGGCAGTTATGACAAAGGCTTTTTTTTAAGTACCAATCCCGAAGTAAAAGTTATTAACAAAGAAAGCGGGCTGACAAATGAGGATGTTTTAAAACTGGGCATTGCCGGGGGCTATCTTTTTACCGGGCATGTTTTAAGTGTACTTAATTACATAAAACTCGGTGTAAACCCAATTCCGCCATTAGGCAGCATAACTATAAAGCAGGACAGGTCTGATTTTAACCGGATAACCAGCCTGGTCACAATTACTGGCAACAGGCTCATGATTGGTACCGATAACGGCTTATTCGGGTTAGATGTGTCCAATAGCAACCCGTTATCATGGCACCCTGTAAAATACTTCATTGGCCCTATAAAAGGAATTGCTCAACGGCCCGATAAAGAAGTGTGCTTTATTTCACAAAATTCCGTTCTTGTATCGTCAGGTCAGCTCAAACGTACGCAAGGCTATGCATTTGAAAATTTAAGATTAACATCTCTTACCCGGTATAAAAACAACATGCTGGTAGGTTCACTTTATGGGTTATACAAGTTTACACCCGCCACTAAGGATATTGCCTATGTCAGGATACTGGCTGATAAAGGGATAAATATTGTTAAATGCCTGGCATCAAATAATGAAGTATGTGCAATAGGTACTGAAGCCCAGGGAGTGTTTTTGCTGGAAGGCGAAAAAATTGTTCAATTCAACGTACCGGCTATATCTTCCGCCGACATCCGTAAACTGGTATGGACAGATGCCAATACACTATGGGCCTGTACCGCAAATGGCGTAAGCATTATCAGCTTCAGTAATAATTATCACAATTACCGCATAAGCTTGCTCAATACCAGTAACGGGCTCCCCTCAGATAACGTTGCCGATGTAGTACAGAATGGCCATGATTACTATATAGCCACCGATCAGGGCATAGCTGTTACTCAAAATTTAGGGAATACGGGCCTGCCCAGGCCGGTATTGATTAATGACGGAATACCCGGAACTCAAAACAGCTTTACTTACGGCCGGCCCGTTGTATTTAACTGTGTTGCCCTATCCTACAAAAGCATGGGTAAAATACAATACCGCTTCAGGCTCAGGGGTGTCGACAAAAATTGGAGCACTGCTCCATCCGGCGAAAAACGGTTCGACCTGCTCCCCCCCGGAAACTATGAACTGGAAGCGGTGGCTGCCGATCGCTTTAACCAGTTAAGCCCCCCGCTCATTTTTAAATTTGCCGTTATACCTTTATGGTACCAGCAGCTATGGCTGCAGATTGTGGCTGTTCTATGTGCCATAATCATCGTTTTTTTGCTGGTACAAAAATATTATCAGTCCATCATCGGCCTGCAAAAAAAGGACTATGAAAATGCCCTTGCCCTGCAGCGTGAACGCCAGCGCATCAGCAGTGAGGTGCATGATGATTTGGGGGCAAGCATCTCCGGCATTAAGCTGCGAACTGAATTACTGAGCCAAAAAGTAGCCGATCAGCCTGCTTTTAAGGAGATTGATGCCATTCATGAAGCTATTACAGATATAGCTACCCAAATGCGGCTGATTATCTGGAGCCTCGATGCTGAAAATGACGAGGTGAGCAACCTGGCCGGTTTTATTCATAAACAAGCCGTTAAAATATTTGAATACAGCAAGACCGACCTTCATGTAAATGCCTCGGTTAGCGAAACCGGGGCTACCATCAGCGGCGAAAAAAGGCGCCAGGTATACCTCCTTGTGAAAGAGGTTTTAAATAATATTGTCAAACATTCAAAGGCCCAAAACGCATTTCTGGAAATCAACCTTTACAAAAACCGGCTGCAGATCAGTATCCGTGACGACGGCCGGGGCTTTGACCCCGACGTTCGTAAACACGAAACCATGGGGATCCGTAATATTTACGCACGTGCAAAAAGATTGAATGCCGAACTAAAAATTGATACTGCCCCGGGCAAAGGAACATCCATCAGCCTTAAACTAAACCTTTAA
- a CDS encoding response regulator transcription factor, which translates to MLQIILLEDNLHYRRGLEQIIHDMSGVSLMGSYANAEAVLKKINELKPDIFIVDINLEGMSGIEFIRRAKPLLPDAEFLMCTINDDNTNIFESLKSGATGYMLKESSADEIRNAITEIAAGGSPMSAYISRRVIASFNTAAAKPATVAAENLTEREVEVLNHLARGLQYKEIADRLEITTGTVKKHIRNTYIKLQVQNKVEAINKFRAI; encoded by the coding sequence ATGCTCCAGATAATTTTGTTAGAGGATAATTTACATTACCGGCGCGGGCTGGAACAGATTATTCATGATATGAGCGGCGTAAGTTTGATGGGCTCATACGCTAATGCCGAAGCCGTATTAAAAAAGATAAACGAGCTTAAACCCGATATTTTTATCGTTGACATAAACCTTGAAGGCATGTCGGGCATTGAATTTATACGGCGGGCCAAGCCCCTGCTCCCGGATGCCGAATTTTTGATGTGTACCATCAACGACGACAATACCAATATTTTTGAATCGCTAAAGAGCGGCGCAACAGGCTATATGCTCAAAGAATCATCGGCCGATGAGATCAGGAATGCCATTACCGAAATCGCGGCCGGCGGTTCGCCCATGAGCGCCTATATCTCACGCAGGGTCATCGCATCATTTAATACTGCTGCTGCAAAACCGGCTACTGTTGCCGCCGAAAACCTCACAGAGCGCGAGGTTGAAGTACTTAACCACCTGGCGCGCGGCCTCCAGTACAAAGAAATTGCCGATCGCCTTGAAATTACTACCGGTACCGTTAAAAAACACATTCGCAATACCTACATCAAGCTGCAGGTACAAAACAAAGTAGAAGCGATTAATAAATTCCGCGCAATTTGA
- a CDS encoding glutathione peroxidase, translating to MKTLALIIALLFAAAPSSVYDFKLKTIDGKDFSLAKYKGRKVLIVNTASKCGFTKQYADLEKLSEQYKGKLVVVGFPANNFGGQEPGTNQDIKTFCKENFNVKFPMSGKVSVLGLDIDPLFQYLTTAPNPDFTGDIKWNFEKFLIDENGKLIHRFRSQTTPLSEDITKYLN from the coding sequence ATGAAAACACTGGCACTCATCATCGCCTTATTATTTGCCGCTGCACCTTCTTCAGTATATGATTTTAAACTGAAAACTATTGATGGCAAAGATTTTAGCCTTGCTAAATACAAAGGCAGAAAAGTATTGATTGTAAATACGGCTTCAAAATGCGGCTTCACCAAACAATATGCCGATCTGGAAAAGCTATCTGAGCAATACAAAGGTAAGCTGGTTGTAGTAGGCTTCCCGGCCAATAACTTTGGCGGCCAGGAGCCGGGCACTAACCAGGACATCAAAACCTTTTGTAAAGAAAACTTCAACGTAAAATTCCCGATGAGCGGCAAGGTAAGCGTTTTAGGTTTGGATATCGATCCGTTATTCCAATACCTGACAACTGCCCCCAACCCTGATTTTACCGGCGATATCAAATGGAACTTTGAAAAATTCCTGATAGACGAAAATGGTAAGCTGATCCACCGTTTCAGGTCGCAAACCACTCCATTATCTGAGGATATCACAAAGTATTTAAACTAA